One segment of Desulfobacterales bacterium DNA contains the following:
- a CDS encoding 3-isopropylmalate dehydratase small subunit, which translates to MKTTGKVWKFGDDVDTDLIIPARYLNTSDPDELAQHCMEDVDPSFAGKVSPSDIIVAGKYFGCGSSREHAPIAIKAAGVSCVIAKNFARIFYRNAFNMGLLILECEDTDKFQTGDKLTVDFDSGEIIHTGTKKTFQSRPIPPFMQELVQSGGLMNYIEKKAK; encoded by the coding sequence ATGAAGACAACCGGAAAGGTCTGGAAGTTTGGAGATGACGTTGACACGGATCTGATTATTCCCGCCAGGTATCTGAATACCAGCGATCCTGACGAACTGGCGCAGCACTGCATGGAAGATGTCGACCCCAGTTTTGCCGGCAAGGTGTCGCCCTCGGACATCATTGTGGCCGGCAAATACTTCGGCTGCGGATCGTCAAGAGAACATGCGCCCATTGCGATTAAAGCCGCCGGCGTCAGCTGTGTGATTGCAAAGAATTTTGCCCGGATTTTTTACAGAAACGCCTTCAATATGGGTCTTCTCATTCTGGAATGCGAAGACACCGATAAATTCCAAACCGGCGACAAACTGACCGTTGATTTTGACTCCGGTGAAATCATCCATACCGGAACAAAAAAGACATTTCAATCCCGGCCGATCCCGCCATTTATGCAGGAACTGGTTCAAAGCGGCGGCCTGATGAACTATATCGAAAAGAAGGCCAAGTAG
- a CDS encoding prevent-host-death protein, with protein sequence MVTNVTVRTARLDPATGDIIMGHIQYIADENNNITGVIVPINLWREIQSEKETAYLLKSETMKKRLSDAKNRKKGIPFDEACKKLGV encoded by the coding sequence ATGGTCACAAATGTGACTGTCCGAACAGCGCGTTTAGATCCGGCAACAGGAGACATCATCATGGGCCATATTCAATACATCGCCGATGAGAACAACAATATTACCGGAGTCATTGTGCCCATAAACCTTTGGCGCGAGATTCAATCCGAGAAGGAGACGGCCTATCTTCTCAAAAGCGAAACGATGAAAAAACGATTGTCGGACGCTAAAAACCGCAAGAAAGGCATCCCCTTTGACGAAGCCTGTAAAAAGCTTGGAGTTTGA
- a CDS encoding Txe/YoeB family addiction module toxin, translated as MTKPVKSLEFDPAGFEDFAWWVEQDRKKALRILKLIKEVQRDPFSGTGKPEPLKHELSGCWSRRIDQEHRLVSRQPSIVG; from the coding sequence TTGACGAAGCCTGTAAAAAGCTTGGAGTTTGATCCGGCCGGGTTCGAAGATTTTGCATGGTGGGTGGAACAAGACCGCAAAAAGGCCCTGCGTATTCTCAAACTGATCAAGGAAGTCCAGCGTGATCCGTTTAGCGGCACCGGCAAGCCCGAACCGCTTAAGCATGAGCTTTCCGGCTGCTGGTCCCGTCGCATCGACCAGGAGCACCGTCTAGTGTCTCGTCAACCATCAATTGTCGGATAG